Proteins from a single region of Macaca fascicularis isolate 582-1 chromosome 17, T2T-MFA8v1.1:
- the TSC22D1 gene encoding TSC22 domain family protein 1 isoform X4 → MKSQWCRPVAMDLGVYQLRHFSISFLSSLLGTENASVRLDNSSSGASVVAIDNKIEQAMDLVKSHLMYAVREEVEVLKEQIKELIEKNSQLEQENNLLKTLASPEQLAQFQAQLQTGSPPATTQPQGTTQPPAQPASQGSGPTA, encoded by the exons ATGAAATCCCAATGGTGTAGACCAGTGGCGATGGATCTAGGAGTTTACCAACTGagacatttttcaatttctttcttgtcATCCTTGCTGGGGACTGAAAACGCTTCTGTGAGACTTGATAATAG CTCCTCTGGTGCAAGTGTGGTAGCTATTGACAACAAAATCGAGCAAGCTATG GATCTAGTGAAAAGCCATTTGATGTATGCGGTCAGAGAAGAAGTGGAGGTCCTCAAAGAGCAAATCAAAGAACTAATAGAGAAAAATTCCCAGCTGGAGCAGGAGAACAATCTGCTGAAGACACTGGCCAGTCCTGAGCAGCTTGCCCAGTTTCAGGCACAGCTGCAGACTGGCTCCCCACCTGCCACCACCCAGCCACAGGGCACCACACAGCCCCCCGCCCAGCCAGCATCGCAGGGCTCAGGACCAACCGCATAG
- the TSC22D1 gene encoding TSC22 domain family protein 1 isoform X5, with protein MDLVKSHLMYAVREEVEVLKEQIKELIEKNSQLEQENNLLKTLASPEQLAQFQAQLQTGSPPATTQPQGTTQPPAQPASQGSGPTA; from the exons ATG GATCTAGTGAAAAGCCATTTGATGTATGCGGTCAGAGAAGAAGTGGAGGTCCTCAAAGAGCAAATCAAAGAACTAATAGAGAAAAATTCCCAGCTGGAGCAGGAGAACAATCTGCTGAAGACACTGGCCAGTCCTGAGCAGCTTGCCCAGTTTCAGGCACAGCTGCAGACTGGCTCCCCACCTGCCACCACCCAGCCACAGGGCACCACACAGCCCCCCGCCCAGCCAGCATCGCAGGGCTCAGGACCAACCGCATAG